Proteins encoded within one genomic window of Sulfurovum sp. XGS-02:
- a CDS encoding CorA family divalent cation transporter, protein MAHVEHLVDTLHLEDLQNPLHPSIFDENDEYDMLIVRLPVITEKLEAVSLGFIITKDASYLFNAAKSRLEELESRFEGPHEKIDTLLDHLLKSFHSYQDQISDMEETLYEGTVKTNFMMQWLTLKRDILRVERIMHRTSAVMQDAIQYYETDGSFPMNHYIDIHEHCERILRSATLQLSKLDYLYNFYNTRTNEKMNRLIFLLTIISAVFLPLNLIVGFFGMNTSGLPFTEGSHGTFSVVMGLVFLLVITSLGVLVWRRKIEYSE, encoded by the coding sequence ATGGCACACGTAGAACATCTGGTCGATACACTGCACCTGGAAGACTTACAAAACCCTCTGCACCCCTCTATTTTTGATGAAAATGATGAATATGATATGCTTATTGTACGTCTCCCTGTTATTACAGAGAAGCTTGAAGCGGTCTCATTGGGGTTTATCATTACGAAGGATGCCAGTTATCTCTTCAATGCCGCAAAGAGCAGACTAGAGGAGCTGGAGAGTCGATTTGAGGGGCCGCATGAAAAGATAGACACACTGCTGGACCATCTGCTTAAATCCTTTCACTCCTACCAGGATCAGATCTCTGATATGGAAGAGACACTCTATGAAGGCACCGTAAAAACGAACTTTATGATGCAGTGGCTGACGTTAAAAAGAGATATTTTACGGGTAGAACGTATTATGCACCGTACTTCAGCCGTCATGCAGGATGCGATCCAGTATTATGAGACGGATGGGAGTTTTCCGATGAATCATTATATAGATATCCATGAGCATTGTGAACGTATTTTACGCTCCGCAACACTGCAACTTTCAAAACTGGATTATCTTTATAATTTTTACAATACACGCACCAATGAAAAAATGAATCGTCTTATTTTTCTTTTGACTATCATTTCAGCGGTCTTTCTTCCGCTTAATCTGATCGTTGGTTTTTTTGGTATGAATACGAGCGGTCTGCCGTTCACAGAGGGATCGCACGGTACCTTCAGTGTGGTTATGGGGTTGGTCTTCCTGCTCGTCATTACCTCATTGGGTGTGCTTGTTTGGAGACGTAAAATAGAGTATTCAGAATAG
- a CDS encoding glutamate-5-semialdehyde dehydrogenase, producing the protein MEDFLQEAKNSSRVLATISGREKNRILKEMAQALRDNSSNLIARNKKDMEEGEKNQLSSALMDRLLLDEGRIDAMAVAIEEIAALKDPVGRVLDGWITEDGLNMQKVSIPIGVIGIIYESRPNVTSDTAALCFKSSNVCVLKGGKEAQNSNEEIAKILQDVLEANDLPRALISLIPDASREGVDKLIKMDKYVDLIIPRGGAGLIKHVTENATVAVVKHDKGQCHTYIDKDAKLDNAIAIALNAKVQRPGVCNAMETLLVDTAIAEEALPQLKAAFDEAHTELKGDSRTQNIIDISHATDEDYDTEYLANILNIKVVDGVEGAIEHIVRFGSGHSEAIITENITTAELFLNAIDAAAVYVNASTRFTDGGAFGFGAEVGISTNKLHARGPMGIEGLTTYKFKIYGSGQIRK; encoded by the coding sequence ATGGAAGATTTTCTACAAGAAGCCAAAAATTCAAGCAGGGTTCTAGCGACTATCAGCGGCCGCGAAAAAAACAGAATTCTGAAGGAAATGGCACAAGCCCTTAGAGATAACAGCAGCAACCTCATAGCACGAAACAAAAAAGATATGGAAGAGGGAGAAAAAAACCAACTCTCTTCTGCACTGATGGACAGGCTTTTGTTAGATGAGGGCCGCATCGATGCCATGGCAGTGGCGATAGAAGAGATCGCAGCACTGAAAGATCCTGTAGGCCGTGTCTTGGATGGCTGGATCACAGAAGATGGCTTAAATATGCAGAAGGTTTCTATCCCTATCGGTGTGATAGGGATCATCTACGAGTCTCGTCCCAATGTAACGTCAGACACGGCAGCACTCTGTTTCAAAAGCTCTAATGTGTGTGTACTCAAAGGAGGGAAAGAAGCACAGAACTCCAATGAAGAGATCGCAAAGATACTTCAAGATGTATTAGAGGCGAATGATCTTCCACGTGCACTGATCTCACTCATCCCAGACGCTTCAAGAGAGGGAGTTGACAAACTGATCAAGATGGATAAATATGTGGACCTGATCATTCCAAGAGGTGGGGCAGGACTCATCAAACATGTCACTGAAAATGCGACTGTCGCTGTGGTTAAACACGATAAAGGACAGTGTCATACCTACATCGACAAAGATGCAAAACTGGACAATGCCATTGCCATCGCGCTCAATGCAAAAGTACAACGTCCGGGAGTATGTAATGCCATGGAGACACTCTTGGTCGATACGGCGATAGCAGAAGAGGCCTTACCTCAGCTCAAAGCGGCATTTGATGAAGCACATACCGAACTCAAAGGTGACAGTAGAACACAAAATATCATAGACATCTCACATGCTACAGATGAAGATTATGATACAGAGTATTTGGCGAATATTTTAAATATCAAAGTCGTAGATGGTGTGGAAGGCGCGATCGAACACATTGTTAGATTTGGTTCAGGGCATTCTGAAGCCATCATCACAGAGAACATCACAACGGCTGAACTCTTTTTAAATGCCATCGATGCTGCAGCAGTCTATGTCAATGCCTCGACACGCTTTACCGATGGAGGTGCATTCGGGTTTGGTGCAGAAGTGGGGATCAGTACCAACAAACTCCATGCCAGAGGACCGATGGGGATAGAGGGACTTACGACTTATAAATTTAAAATTTACGGCAGTGGACAAATACGTAAATAG
- a CDS encoding pyrimidine/purine nucleoside phosphorylase produces MTKLENISMIKEANVYFDGKVVSRTIFLPNGDRQTLGVMQPGEYTFDTNEAEIMEMMSGDLEIRLPGETEFRKLNTPESFNVPANSSFDLKIKTVTDYCCSYIKA; encoded by the coding sequence ATGACAAAACTAGAAAACATATCGATGATCAAAGAAGCCAATGTATATTTTGATGGGAAAGTAGTCAGTAGAACTATTTTTTTACCTAATGGAGATAGACAGACCTTGGGTGTGATGCAGCCGGGTGAATATACATTTGACACGAATGAAGCAGAGATCATGGAGATGATGAGTGGCGACTTGGAGATCCGACTTCCGGGTGAAACAGAATTTAGAAAATTAAATACACCTGAGAGTTTCAATGTCCCGGCCAACTCATCTTTTGATCTAAAGATCAAAACGGTTACTGACTACTGCTGTAGCTATATAAAGGCATAA
- the ppk2 gene encoding polyphosphate kinase 2: MYEEIIEQLRKENELLRQTHREADLYYAKMKELENYQAQLVKLLTQIEEKSQKVIVLFEGRDAAGKGSLIGSIAQYLNPKHCRTVALGKPTDEERSQWYFQKYIKHFPRGGELVLFDRSWYNRAMVEPVFGFCTQNEYELFLDTVTTFEDSFTKHGTRLIKIYLSVSKEIQNERFEKRRTDPLRQWKLSEIDMQAQAMWNEFTQKKRIMLERTHTPESPWHIIRSNDKHKARIEAMKLILRELDFQEEDSMVDLKADEDILVSVEAEILG; the protein is encoded by the coding sequence ATGTATGAAGAAATCATAGAACAACTGCGTAAAGAGAATGAACTCTTGCGCCAAACGCATAGGGAAGCAGATCTCTATTATGCCAAGATGAAAGAGTTGGAAAACTATCAGGCGCAATTGGTGAAACTGCTCACACAAATAGAAGAAAAATCCCAAAAAGTGATCGTTCTCTTTGAAGGAAGAGATGCGGCGGGAAAAGGAAGCCTTATCGGGAGTATAGCCCAGTATCTGAACCCAAAGCACTGTCGTACTGTTGCACTTGGCAAACCTACGGATGAAGAGAGATCACAATGGTATTTCCAGAAATATATCAAGCATTTCCCGCGCGGGGGAGAGCTGGTACTTTTTGATCGTAGTTGGTATAATCGTGCAATGGTCGAACCGGTATTTGGATTTTGTACGCAGAATGAGTATGAACTCTTTTTAGATACAGTGACCACTTTTGAAGATTCGTTTACGAAGCATGGTACGCGTTTGATCAAGATCTATTTGAGCGTTTCAAAAGAGATACAGAATGAACGTTTTGAAAAACGTCGGACCGATCCTTTGAGACAGTGGAAACTTAGTGAAATAGATATGCAAGCACAGGCCATGTGGAATGAGTTCACGCAAAAAAAGAGAATTATGCTTGAACGTACACATACCCCTGAGTCTCCCTGGCATATCATTCGGTCAAATGATAAACACAAAGCACGTATAGAAGCGATGAAGCTGATATTGAGAGAACTTGATTTCCAAGAAGAAGATTCTATGGTTGATCTGAAGGCTGATGAGGATATTTTAGTCTCTGTCGAGGCTGAAATATTAGGTTGA
- a CDS encoding succinylglutamate desuccinylase/aspartoacylase family protein, whose translation MRHNPFILGGKEIPRGVQRRVEIELPSFYGTPTSLTAYVIRGKKAGPTVFISAAIHGDELNGIEIIRRLRQLHLLTKLKGTLILVPIVNIYGAINLSRYLPDRRDLNRSFPGHSKGALASRLAKTFFDEIVSKCDLGIDLHTASIHKDNLPQVRTNVNNEYTLRLAYAFEAPVILHSELRDGSLRAVAQDKGIPILLYEAGEALRLDEKSIKIGVKGIINVLRANEMLPTRIKKSSRIKPVLTKNSKWIRAHESGMIQTIKQLGDVVEEGDVIARIHSLFEDQSYEVIAPFDGIIIGKTQIPLIHEGDAAFHIAALKDIQIAEERMEPFHQDETLMEIPMVDERIV comes from the coding sequence ATGAGACACAATCCTTTTATCTTAGGTGGCAAGGAGATACCTAGAGGCGTACAGAGACGGGTAGAGATAGAGTTGCCAAGCTTTTACGGTACACCGACCTCTCTTACGGCCTATGTGATCCGTGGCAAAAAAGCAGGCCCAACGGTTTTCATCAGTGCAGCCATTCATGGAGATGAACTCAACGGTATAGAGATCATCCGTCGTCTGCGCCAGCTACATCTGCTGACGAAACTCAAAGGTACACTGATACTTGTTCCTATAGTGAACATTTACGGAGCCATAAACCTTTCGAGGTATTTGCCTGACAGACGTGACCTGAACAGAAGTTTCCCCGGACATTCCAAGGGAGCACTTGCCTCACGTCTGGCAAAGACTTTTTTTGATGAGATCGTATCCAAGTGTGACTTGGGGATCGATCTGCATACGGCCAGTATCCACAAGGACAATCTTCCCCAAGTACGTACCAATGTCAACAATGAATATACTTTGAGACTTGCCTATGCATTCGAAGCACCTGTAATACTACATTCGGAGTTAAGGGATGGATCTTTGCGTGCTGTAGCACAGGACAAAGGGATACCGATCTTACTCTATGAGGCAGGTGAAGCACTGAGACTGGATGAAAAATCCATTAAGATCGGGGTGAAAGGCATCATTAATGTACTCAGAGCCAATGAGATGTTGCCGACGCGTATCAAAAAAAGCAGTCGTATCAAACCGGTTTTGACAAAAAACAGCAAATGGATACGTGCACACGAAAGTGGCATGATACAAACCATTAAACAATTAGGTGATGTGGTGGAAGAGGGGGATGTCATTGCACGTATTCATTCACTCTTTGAGGATCAAAGCTATGAAGTGATAGCGCCGTTTGATGGTATTATCATAGGGAAAACACAAATTCCCCTTATTCATGAGGGGGATGCAGCGTTTCATATCGCAGCACTGAAAGATATTCAAATCGCTGAAGAGCGCATGGAGCCATTCCATCAGGATGAGACCTTAATGGAAATTCCGATGGTAGATGAGAGGATCGTATAA
- the proB gene encoding glutamate 5-kinase, which translates to MKRIVIKVGSSVLTETTSIAKERMLNLASLIAEARKQYEVILVTSGAVAAGYTAVKLNRNVPTSKKVLASVGQPILMSSYKNKFDIYDVPISQILLTEEDFDSRVHTKIFQDIIDRTLKNDILPIVNENDISTTPDQLFGDNDQLSAHITYYTGADLLVILSDIDGYYDSNPKDNPDAKIRKVVTEIKKEELEQEYTPNSQFATGGIVTKLKAADYIISKKREMFLCNGYDLTSAREFLIEGVHNKGTLFTTQKEKKDK; encoded by the coding sequence GTGAAAAGGATAGTCATTAAAGTAGGAAGCAGTGTCTTGACAGAGACAACAAGTATCGCAAAAGAGAGGATGCTGAACCTGGCCTCTTTAATTGCCGAAGCCAGAAAACAATATGAGGTGATTCTTGTAACGTCTGGGGCAGTCGCTGCAGGATATACAGCTGTTAAATTGAACAGAAATGTGCCTACCAGTAAAAAAGTGTTGGCTTCTGTCGGACAACCGATCCTTATGAGTTCTTATAAAAACAAGTTTGATATTTATGATGTCCCTATTTCCCAGATACTTTTAACGGAAGAAGATTTTGACTCAAGAGTCCATACAAAGATCTTTCAGGATATTATAGACAGAACATTGAAAAATGACATTTTGCCTATCGTCAATGAAAATGATATTTCCACAACGCCGGATCAACTCTTTGGAGATAACGATCAACTCTCTGCACATATCACCTACTATACCGGTGCTGACCTACTTGTGATCTTAAGTGATATTGATGGGTATTATGACTCTAACCCCAAAGATAATCCAGATGCAAAGATCAGGAAAGTGGTTACTGAGATAAAAAAAGAAGAGCTTGAGCAGGAATATACACCAAACTCACAATTTGCCACAGGCGGTATCGTGACCAAACTCAAAGCAGCTGACTATATTATCAGTAAAAAAAGAGAGATGTTCTTGTGTAATGGGTATGACCTGACAAGTGCAAGAGAGTTTTTAATAGAGGGTGTACATAATAAAGGTACACTATTTACAACACAAAAAGAGAAGAAAGATAAATAA
- a CDS encoding pyrroline-5-carboxylate reductase has protein sequence MKLTFIGNGNMAKALIEGLVENYEIEVLGRNQKSLQALQEKLPQISTKVMEEKEDISGKNIVLCVKPYSLPDLAPKLTGEADAIYSVLAGTSIESLSAQIKAKKYIRTMPNLGASHLKSMTTITGDEDLKESALSIFNSIGRSLWLNSENELDIATGVAGSGPAYLALIAESLADGAVNQGLKRADAQVLVQGLFEGFTSLLAHENPAIIKDGVMSPGGTTAAGYAALERCNVRNGMMEAVSDAYAKAKELKEKN, from the coding sequence ATGAAGTTAACATTTATTGGCAATGGTAATATGGCTAAGGCCCTTATTGAAGGGTTAGTTGAAAATTATGAGATAGAGGTTCTGGGAAGAAATCAAAAATCATTACAAGCGCTTCAAGAAAAGCTTCCTCAAATTTCAACCAAGGTAATGGAAGAGAAAGAGGATATATCAGGTAAAAATATAGTTCTTTGTGTCAAACCCTACTCTCTCCCTGATCTGGCCCCCAAACTAACAGGTGAAGCAGACGCCATCTATTCTGTTCTGGCAGGCACATCCATAGAGAGCCTCAGCGCACAGATCAAAGCAAAAAAGTACATAAGAACGATGCCAAACCTAGGGGCGAGTCATCTTAAATCTATGACAACGATCACAGGAGATGAGGATCTCAAGGAGAGTGCATTAAGCATCTTTAACTCCATTGGGAGAAGTCTATGGCTCAACAGCGAAAACGAGCTGGACATCGCAACCGGTGTAGCAGGCAGCGGGCCTGCATACTTGGCGCTGATCGCGGAGAGTCTTGCAGATGGTGCGGTCAATCAAGGACTGAAGCGTGCAGACGCACAGGTACTGGTACAAGGTCTTTTTGAAGGATTTACATCCCTTTTGGCACATGAAAACCCGGCGATCATAAAAGACGGTGTGATGAGTCCCGGAGGAACAACTGCAGCCGGATATGCAGCTCTGGAACGTTGTAATGTACGTAACGGGATGATGGAAGCGGTCAGTGATGCCTATGCAAAAGCCAAAGAGCTTAAAGAGAAAAACTAA